The DNA window CCGTTCTTCCGCCTTGAGGGCACGCGTCGGATGGTAGTCGAAGCTCCAGGCCCAGCAGTTCTGGTCATCGATGGGGATCCAGAAATGTCCGTGCACCGGATGGTCGCCGCGCGGCGGCACCATGGTGAAGGAGGGCATCACCCAGGGCGTGATGCGCCAGTAGTAGTGCCCTTCCTCGGCATTGCGGCGGGCGCCGATGAAGAGGCCGCCCTCGCTGTCGACGACCTCGAAGAAAGGCCGCTTGTCGGACATGTTGTACTTGTTGCCGCGGGCGCCCTTGAAGAGCGGATCGCTGGAAAGGTTGCCGCTGTGAAGCCACGACACGTGGCTGGAATCGATGCCGCCCTCCATGGCCTGCAGCCAGTTGCACTCCTGCCAGCGCTTGGAGGTGAAGGTCTGTTCGGGAGCGACGCGGGCGAACTCCCACTCCGGCTCCGGCGGCTGGTTCTCCTTCGGGCCCATATAGGTCCAAAGCACGTCGCCGACCTTGATGAGCGGATAGGCCGCCAGCTTGATCTTCTGGCAGTAGCCGCTCTCTTCCGGCTCTGACGGCACATCGATGCACTGGCCCGTATGGTCGTATTTCCAGCCGTGATAGGGGCAGCGGATGCCGCCCTGCTCGTTGCGCCCGAACCATAGCGACACGCCGCGATGGGCACAGAACTCGTCGATCAGGCCATAGTCGCCGTTGCTGTCGCGAAAGGCCAGCAAGCGCTCGCCGAGCAGCTTCACCCGCACCGGCGGGCTGTCGTTCTCGGGCAGTTCCTCGGCCAGAAGCGCCGGAATCCAGTAGCAGCGGAAGAAGTCTCCCATCACGGTGCCCGGATCGGTCTGGGTCAGGAGATCGTTCTGTTCCTTCTTCAGCATGGTCATTTCCTCCAGGAAGCGGCGCCCGGTTTCTGCCCGGTCTGCCGATTGCTGCCAGACCAAATCCGCTTG is part of the Hartmannibacter diazotrophicus genome and encodes:
- a CDS encoding Rieske 2Fe-2S domain-containing protein, whose protein sequence is MLKKEQNDLLTQTDPGTVMGDFFRCYWIPALLAEELPENDSPPVRVKLLGERLLAFRDSNGDYGLIDEFCAHRGVSLWFGRNEQGGIRCPYHGWKYDHTGQCIDVPSEPEESGYCQKIKLAAYPLIKVGDVLWTYMGPKENQPPEPEWEFARVAPEQTFTSKRWQECNWLQAMEGGIDSSHVSWLHSGNLSSDPLFKGARGNKYNMSDKRPFFEVVDSEGGLFIGARRNAEEGHYYWRITPWVMPSFTMVPPRGDHPVHGHFWIPIDDQNCWAWSFDYHPTRALKAEERQAMKDGKGIHVTYVPGSYRPLANKDNDYLMDREAQRVGTTYSGVEGIAMQDASLQESMGPIVDRTKENLVSTDNGIIMARHRLLRAAKALNEKGIRPPGIDPKHQRVRSAAVVLPVDQSYKVAAADALVAEPKKAHSSV